The proteins below are encoded in one region of uncultured Eubacteriales bacterium:
- a CDS encoding hypothetical protein (Evidence 5 : No homology to any previously reported sequences) — MGERRAEGRGRILISGDTPCGCYCCVVQRNCNDPNDDYDTSAVAAGLKDGNMHHPDLRKNRGRLLWDLHNRQIGIVDWKTFL, encoded by the coding sequence TTGGGCGAGCGACGAGCCGAAGGACGCGGACGGATTTTAATATCCGGCGATACACCTTGCGGCTGTTACTGCTGTGTGGTGCAGCGGAATTGCAACGACCCCAATGATGATTATGATACTTCTGCCGTGGCGGCAGGCCTGAAAGATGGCAATATGCATCACCCTGATTTGCGAAAGAATCGGGGGCGGCTGTTATGGGATTTGCATAACCGGCAAATCGGCATTGTGGACTGGAAAACCTTTTTATGA
- a CDS encoding hypothetical protein (Evidence 5 : No homology to any previously reported sequences), whose product MPPLPIISANFRGTFARKLSFRQRIFPCASASPWIRKKRPPMRWFIPHAGRFHWFTEGLMKTAFLLMNGCKNTFGSMKYKGMAIPVRCMCREILTRIRKKIWCGSQCRLCRRKAVIFCNTLYIF is encoded by the coding sequence TTGCCGCCGCTTCCTATCATTTCTGCGAATTTCCGGGGGACGTTTGCTCGGAAGCTTTCTTTCAGACAGAGAATATTCCCATGCGCATCTGCATCTCCGTGGATAAGAAAAAAGCGCCCTCCGATGCGGTGGTTTATCCCGCATGCAGGGCGCTTTCACTGGTTTACCGAGGGACTTATGAAAACAGCATTTCTGCTTATGAACGGCTGCAAAAATACATTCGGGAGCATGAAATACAAGGGTATGGCTATCCCCGTGAGATGTATGTGCAGGGAGATTTTGACGCGGATTCGGAAGAAAATCTGGTGCGGATCGCAGTGCCGGTTATGTCGGAGAAAAGCGGTGATTTTCTGTAATACTCTTTACATTTTTTGA
- a CDS encoding Peptidoglycan-binding lysin domain protein (modular protein) yields MHKEKPMRRITALLLAAVMTLGTTPMTAVAADDSIITSGEIIAFEVLPEETASQNKALGTPIEDLDLPETLTATVRTEASAEDTDQEESVQDSGESEPVEQGDTPDLATESSAQKITATTGSAISAEGTVEPVQSVPRGENAADGDGTDEDATELEVSVTWAAEPEYDGETMGTYLFILKLPKGLTLADGVESPTITVTVGTAAVTGTVTAFDELTDDTRWQNTTAPEFPKSISGTVAGEAAEIPVTWETEQDYDAEYPVRGLYVFTAILGEGYSLADDLELPRITIFIPETVRRTVGIMRMIGGGTNTSPLEITTAAQLDEIAELVNQGSLESFLFNNSNTTVYLKLQNDIDLSDYAGGEGWTPIGREGNPFKGSFDGGGNKITGLVISRESTSYQGLFGRIMNGGTVQNLGLENVAITGGQYTGGITGTVASGLIKNCYVSGNVTSASEYVGGIAGVTNNVTIENCYSSGSIEGGQYTGGIAGYVTGGTVKNCYSASGITSTGMYIGGIAGSVTGGTVKNCAALNPSISGGNVTGRVVGNKGYNGNLEGNTAFSGMTVNGSIVSGGTLLDKDGAGKSASEIRASGFWTTTSGFTEAWDTGIWQIAADKLPGFAAAVALPLHLTESSGSPFDGDGTSGNPYKISTPEQLAKLAGLVNGGNSFSDTYFQLENDLNLSAYAEVGGWTPIGNKDHPFTGNFNGNGKKITELTINRSSSAYQGLFGYVGNGGVVQKLGVENAKITGKKNVGGIAGGSTGTVQNCYVTGSIIATGDYAGGIAGSLPYSTDAGGKVDHCYSTAIVSAGDYAGGVAGLAEYSSTVKNCAALNPSVSGTSNAGRVAGYGLTGLSGNIAFSGMTVSGSIVSGGTLSDKNGAGKSAGEIRTSGFWTTTSGFTEAWDTSIWKKIEVEKLPGFAAAVALPLHLTESSTIPFDGEGSNSNPYKISTAEQLARLASLVNGGNDFSGKHFALQNDLDLSGYAGGEGWVPIGNDSYRFNGNFDGNGSKITGLTIGYSAALYKGLFGYVGIDGTVENLGVTDVSVTGNWYVGGVAGIVVGTVQNCYATGDVSGNYYVGGVAGHVYDTMQNCYATSSVSGNWYVGGVAGMVVGTVQNCYATGDVNGNSYVGGVAGIAENGGTVKNCYATGSIRGTSSYVGGVAGFVRSSLLQNCAALNPTVSGTHDVGRIVGYYDNSTLAKNYAYTGMDCISNGSNLYNGTGVTADTLFGASFWTTSDNWEDSAWDGNVWTFAEGKLPVLKGLAMQNSDGGLYLTTRDIQYAAVQTTGYTYTRETVYPTVTFDGKTLVKDTDYTVSITSADNSGTSAGTKAGTVTVTLSGKGNFTGTKTGVTYTIVKANGSLAISCANITYGETLSPQVTSQTGDGAVTYDYKVQGAVDDLYTANAPVNAGSYTVRSTLAETANYNEATATADFTISPKSDADFTIAAILNQTYTGCSFYPEPEVKVGSTVLIKNVDFTYSYSDNTNVGSDAKVSVLGIGNYAGSSGARFFNILKGTNLLVISCDNIPYGQTPAPNADVNISGGTMSYHYKVQGADDSTYTAVAPTAVGSYTVQGTSATTSNFNSKTATADFTISKASGTFTLTEAVSATYSPTLTLADITLPANYAWKDSSTAITAAGNGQIFAATYTDPSGNYEAANGNITVNVAKAAAPSITFPTAATAITYGQTLAAATLNSTSDANGSFAWAAPSTAPTVAQSGNAFAVTYTPTDTANYDYTNVTLTADVVVTVNKATAILTLEASPTGTQSRPGSATLTVALPANVTGTLTFKAGTDTIQAVALPNNTATFTPSNAANDYSFTVEYSGDSNYNSATSTVLAYSFTKSEQANINGVNSSMNYGETLDLSTLISGGSGTGSVSYAVTSGPGEISGTTLTPTGTGEVNITVIKAADDDYNAKNAAFQVTVNPRVITFTVDAVGTQVYTGNAVTPTPEVRDGTTVLTEGVHFNYSYEDNTNVGAFAAVNIIGTGSYAGSTGSATFTIVRMVPDITTPPAVSGTVYTGTALSQIALTGGEASVSGHFEWVNPTAAAVSGSNTFEVRFVPEDTLLYTEVSGINVTFNAVNRSSSGGDSSDSRNTTIIPTAQPNQPTIASVNATAQVTNGNAALIITDSMAKTAIEKALAAAKTNSNTANGISVDISVTASGATGFALTLERKALNRLLEADVKSFNISSLPVNMSFDTVALKQLQAQSGGNLAITVKPATVTGLRNAFDIMLSSTKDGKTINISSLGTGTSTLSILVEPGKNEFGGYLYGAYVGADKKINQIADSAYDANSRRMILSTDHFSVYGVGYTAPSAKFTDTAKHWAADSIDYVVGRGLLSGTTETTFAPDTAMSRGMLVTALGRLAGVDTKAYTTNSFTDVKTDSTFRPYIEWAYKKGVVQGIGNSQFAPDRAVTREEIAVIFANYAKATGYTLPVTRTAATFADASSIGSAYKTAVMSMQQAGIMMGEANNKFNPKANATRAEVSSMLHRYIKQTIDPATAQGWAKNDAGQYLYYKTGKAVTGTQTIDGVKYFFETTGVLKTGWVKDGNDWRFYSGNIMLVGFWNLGANGESETYYFTADGSMVFGKWLQIDRKWYYFYDDGKLAKSTKIDGYEVDENGVRKTK; encoded by the coding sequence ATGCACAAAGAAAAACCAATGCGGCGTATCACGGCGCTGCTTTTAGCGGCAGTTATGACGCTGGGTACAACGCCAATGACTGCTGTGGCGGCTGACGATTCTATCATCACAAGCGGAGAAATTATCGCTTTTGAAGTCTTGCCAGAGGAAACGGCAAGCCAAAACAAGGCTCTCGGTACACCCATTGAGGATTTGGATTTGCCGGAAACGCTGACGGCTACGGTACGAACAGAAGCAAGCGCAGAGGATACAGACCAGGAAGAATCTGTGCAGGATTCGGGCGAATCGGAACCGGTTGAACAGGGTGATACACCCGATTTGGCGACAGAATCCTCCGCACAGAAAATCACGGCGACCACCGGCTCCGCAATTTCAGCGGAGGGAACTGTGGAACCGGTGCAGTCTGTTCCCCGCGGAGAAAACGCAGCTGACGGAGACGGAACAGATGAAGATGCAACAGAGCTTGAAGTTTCGGTGACATGGGCGGCGGAGCCAGAGTATGACGGCGAAACTATGGGTACATATCTATTCATACTCAAATTGCCGAAGGGGCTTACCCTTGCGGACGGCGTGGAAAGTCCGACCATCACCGTCACGGTGGGTACGGCGGCTGTTACCGGTACGGTGACGGCCTTTGACGAGCTGACCGACGATACTCGCTGGCAAAACACCACCGCACCGGAATTTCCGAAAAGCATAAGCGGCACGGTAGCGGGTGAAGCGGCAGAAATCCCCGTAACATGGGAAACGGAGCAGGACTACGACGCGGAATACCCAGTACGGGGCCTGTATGTGTTTACTGCCATCTTGGGCGAGGGCTATTCTCTGGCTGACGATCTGGAGTTGCCGCGCATCACCATATTCATCCCTGAAACGGTGCGTCGCACCGTTGGGATTATGCGCATGATCGGGGGCGGTACGAACACAAGTCCGCTGGAAATCACCACGGCGGCACAGCTTGACGAAATTGCTGAATTGGTGAACCAAGGAAGTCTGGAAAGCTTTTTATTTAATAATTCGAATACCACGGTTTATCTGAAGCTGCAAAATGACATTGACCTTTCCGACTATGCAGGCGGTGAAGGCTGGACACCTATTGGCAGGGAGGGAAATCCCTTTAAAGGCAGCTTTGACGGGGGCGGCAATAAAATTACCGGGCTTGTCATCAGCCGCGAAAGTACGTCCTATCAAGGTTTGTTTGGTCGTATTATGAATGGCGGAACAGTACAGAACCTCGGTTTGGAAAATGTAGCGATTACCGGTGGTCAATATACCGGCGGGATAACGGGTACTGTCGCTTCCGGTCTAATAAAAAACTGTTATGTTAGCGGCAACGTCACAAGCGCATCCGAGTACGTGGGCGGCATAGCGGGAGTTACCAATAACGTTACAATAGAAAACTGCTATTCTTCTGGCAGTATTGAGGGCGGCCAATATACAGGCGGAATTGCGGGATATGTAACCGGCGGAACCGTGAAGAATTGCTACAGCGCCTCTGGTATCACAAGCACAGGCATGTATATAGGGGGAATAGCCGGATCTGTAACCGGTGGTACGGTGAAAAACTGCGCTGCGCTGAATCCAAGCATCAGTGGGGGCAACGTGACAGGCCGAGTGGTAGGAAATAAGGGGTACAACGGAAATCTCGAGGGAAACACAGCCTTTAGCGGCATGACGGTCAACGGCAGTATAGTATCCGGCGGCACACTGTTAGATAAAGACGGCGCAGGTAAAAGTGCCAGTGAAATTCGCGCTTCAGGCTTCTGGACGACTACCTCCGGCTTTACAGAAGCATGGGATACAGGAATTTGGCAGATAGCGGCCGATAAACTCCCCGGCTTTGCTGCCGCGGTTGCGCTTCCTCTGCACTTGACGGAATCCTCTGGGAGTCCCTTTGATGGCGATGGCACAAGCGGCAACCCTTACAAAATCAGCACACCGGAGCAGCTGGCAAAGCTGGCGGGCTTGGTAAACGGCGGGAACAGCTTCTCCGACACGTATTTTCAGCTGGAAAACGACCTTAATCTTTCTGCCTATGCGGAGGTTGGAGGTTGGACACCCATTGGAAATAAGGACCATCCTTTCACCGGCAACTTTAACGGCAACGGTAAGAAAATTACAGAACTAACCATTAACCGCAGCAGTTCGGCTTATCAGGGCTTGTTCGGCTATGTTGGGAATGGCGGTGTCGTGCAAAAGCTGGGCGTGGAAAACGCAAAAATTACCGGCAAAAAAAACGTGGGCGGCATAGCGGGCGGAAGTACAGGCACCGTGCAAAACTGCTATGTTACCGGCAGTATTATCGCGACAGGTGACTATGCGGGCGGTATTGCAGGCTCTCTACCCTACAGTACTGATGCAGGCGGCAAGGTGGATCACTGCTACAGCACCGCCATTGTCTCCGCCGGTGATTATGCAGGGGGTGTGGCAGGGCTGGCGGAGTATTCAAGCACGGTGAAAAACTGCGCTGCGCTGAATCCCAGTGTCAGCGGCACATCAAATGCCGGACGCGTGGCTGGTTATGGTCTCACAGGCCTTTCCGGAAACATTGCCTTTAGCGGCATGACAGTCAGTGGCAGTATAGTATCCGGCGGCACACTGTCAGATAAAAACGGCGCAGGTAAAAGTGCCGGTGAAATTCGCACTTCAGGCTTCTGGACGACTACCTCCGGCTTTACAGAAGCATGGGATACAAGCATTTGGAAAAAGATAGAAGTAGAGAAGCTCCCCGGCTTCGCTGCCGCAGTTGCGCTTCCTCTGCACTTGACGGAATCCTCGACTATTCCTTTTGATGGAGAAGGCAGCAACAGCAACCCTTACAAAATCAGCACAGCTGAGCAGCTGGCAAGACTGGCAAGCCTGGTAAACGGCGGGAATGACTTCTCAGGCAAGCATTTTGCGCTGCAAAACGACCTTGACCTCTCCGGATATGCAGGAGGTGAGGGGTGGGTACCTATCGGCAACGACTCCTACCGTTTCAACGGCAATTTTGACGGCAACGGCAGCAAAATCACCGGGCTAACCATCGGCTACAGCGCTGCGCTTTATAAGGGTCTGTTCGGTTACGTCGGTATCGACGGCACAGTGGAAAATTTGGGAGTCACCGATGTCAGTGTCACCGGCAATTGGTATGTCGGCGGCGTGGCGGGTATAGTTGTAGGTACGGTGCAGAATTGTTACGCAACCGGCGACGTTAGCGGCAACTACTATGTCGGCGGCGTGGCAGGCCATGTTTACGATACAATGCAAAATTGCTATGCAACCAGCAGTGTCTCCGGCAATTGGTATGTCGGCGGCGTGGCAGGTATGGTTGTAGGTACGGTGCAGAATTGTTACGCAACCGGCGACGTTAACGGCAACAGCTATGTCGGCGGCGTGGCAGGAATTGCTGAAAACGGTGGCACGGTGAAAAACTGCTATGCAACAGGCAGTATCAGAGGCACAAGCAGCTATGTCGGAGGTGTGGCAGGGTTTGTTAGATCCTCGCTGCTGCAAAACTGCGCGGCGTTGAACCCCACAGTCAGTGGTACACACGATGTGGGGCGCATAGTGGGGTATTATGACAACAGCACCCTTGCCAAAAACTATGCGTACACCGGCATGGACTGCATAAGCAATGGTAGTAATTTATATAATGGCACGGGTGTGACCGCCGACACTCTGTTCGGCGCAAGCTTCTGGACCACATCGGACAACTGGGAAGACTCTGCGTGGGATGGGAACGTCTGGACTTTTGCAGAGGGCAAGTTGCCCGTACTGAAAGGACTTGCAATGCAGAACAGTGACGGCGGATTGTATCTGACGACGCGGGATATTCAGTATGCCGCCGTGCAGACAACAGGCTATACCTATACCAGAGAAACGGTTTATCCAACCGTTACCTTTGACGGTAAAACGCTCGTCAAAGACACGGATTACACCGTTTCCATTACCAGCGCGGACAACAGCGGGACAAGCGCGGGAACAAAAGCCGGAACGGTGACTGTTACCCTTTCTGGCAAGGGCAACTTTACAGGCACAAAGACCGGCGTAACCTATACCATCGTCAAGGCAAACGGTTCGCTGGCAATCTCCTGCGCCAATATTACTTATGGAGAAACGCTAAGCCCGCAGGTTACAAGCCAGACCGGCGACGGTGCGGTAACTTACGACTATAAAGTGCAGGGCGCAGTTGACGACCTCTACACGGCTAACGCACCTGTGAATGCGGGGAGCTATACCGTGCGGAGCACCTTGGCGGAAACGGCAAATTACAATGAAGCAACAGCTACGGCGGATTTTACGATTTCCCCGAAATCCGATGCAGATTTTACCATTGCGGCGATTCTGAATCAGACCTACACCGGCTGCAGCTTTTACCCGGAGCCGGAGGTGAAGGTTGGCAGCACAGTTCTGATAAAAAACGTGGATTTTACTTATAGCTACAGCGACAATACGAATGTCGGAAGCGACGCTAAGGTTTCTGTCCTTGGCATAGGGAATTACGCGGGCAGTAGCGGAGCAAGATTTTTTAACATTCTCAAAGGAACTAATCTCTTGGTTATTTCCTGCGACAACATCCCCTATGGGCAAACTCCTGCACCAAATGCTGATGTCAATATCAGTGGGGGAACAATGTCCTATCACTACAAGGTCCAGGGCGCAGACGACAGCACCTATACTGCGGTTGCGCCTACAGCGGTAGGAAGCTACACGGTTCAGGGGACGTCGGCAACTACGTCAAATTTTAATTCCAAAACGGCTACCGCAGACTTCACCATCAGCAAAGCATCCGGTACTTTCACATTAACAGAAGCCGTTTCGGCTACCTATTCACCTACGCTGACACTTGCGGATATTACCCTGCCAGCAAACTATGCGTGGAAGGACTCGTCAACGGCAATCACGGCGGCAGGCAATGGACAGATTTTCGCTGCTACTTATACCGACCCCAGTGGCAACTACGAAGCCGCTAACGGTAATATTACGGTAAATGTGGCAAAGGCAGCGGCTCCGTCTATCACGTTCCCAACCGCGGCAACGGCGATTACTTACGGGCAAACGCTGGCGGCCGCAACGCTCAATAGTACCTCCGATGCAAATGGTTCATTTGCATGGGCTGCTCCGTCCACCGCACCCACCGTGGCGCAAAGCGGAAATGCCTTTGCAGTAACTTATACACCGACAGACACGGCGAATTACGATTATACAAACGTAACGCTTACGGCGGATGTGGTAGTAACAGTGAACAAAGCCACGGCCATCCTGACGCTGGAAGCCAGCCCCACAGGAACACAGTCCCGCCCCGGCAGTGCAACGCTGACAGTCGCGCTTCCTGCCAATGTGACTGGAACCCTGACCTTTAAGGCGGGGACAGACACCATACAAGCCGTAGCCCTGCCAAACAACACCGCCACTTTTACCCCGTCCAATGCGGCCAATGACTACAGCTTTACCGTGGAATACAGTGGGGACAGCAACTATAACAGTGCAACCAGCACGGTGCTGGCATACAGCTTTACAAAGTCGGAACAGGCAAATATAAACGGTGTGAATAGTTCGATGAATTACGGCGAAACGCTGGATTTATCCACGCTTATTAGCGGCGGCTCAGGTACTGGATCTGTCAGCTATGCTGTAACCAGCGGCCCCGGCGAAATCAGTGGAACAACGCTGACTCCCACCGGTACAGGGGAGGTAAACATCACTGTCATAAAGGCGGCAGATGATGATTACAACGCCAAAAACGCTGCTTTTCAGGTGACTGTCAATCCCCGTGTGATTACCTTCACGGTGGATGCGGTTGGAACACAGGTTTACACAGGCAATGCCGTTACACCTACGCCGGAGGTAAGGGATGGAACCACGGTTTTGACTGAGGGCGTGCATTTCAATTATTCCTATGAGGACAACACCAATGTGGGAGCCTTCGCAGCCGTCAATATCATTGGCACCGGCAGCTATGCAGGCAGCACCGGCTCCGCGACCTTTACCATAGTCCGAATGGTTCCGGACATTACAACGCCCCCAGCCGTCAGCGGTACGGTTTACACCGGAACAGCCTTGTCACAAATCGCATTGACTGGAGGAGAAGCCAGTGTCAGCGGACACTTTGAATGGGTCAACCCAACGGCCGCCGCCGTATCAGGCTCGAATACCTTTGAAGTCCGGTTTGTGCCGGAGGATACGCTTCTTTACACAGAGGTATCCGGCATCAATGTCACCTTTAACGCCGTCAACCGCTCCAGCAGCGGAGGCGACAGCAGCGATTCCCGCAATACGACTATTATTCCCACGGCACAGCCCAACCAGCCCACTATCGCCAGTGTAAATGCCACCGCACAAGTGACAAACGGCAATGCAGCCCTGATTATTACTGACAGCATGGCAAAGACGGCGATTGAAAAAGCACTGGCAGCTGCTAAGACTAACAGCAACACCGCAAATGGCATCAGTGTAGATATTTCCGTAACCGCCTCCGGTGCGACCGGCTTTGCCCTTACCTTGGAGCGCAAAGCCCTAAATCGTCTGTTGGAGGCTGACGTGAAATCCTTCAACATATCCAGCCTGCCGGTAAATATGAGCTTTGATACAGTGGCACTTAAACAGCTTCAGGCACAAAGCGGCGGTAACCTTGCTATTACCGTGAAGCCAGCGACAGTAACCGGCCTGCGGAACGCATTTGACATCATGCTAAGTTCCACAAAGGATGGCAAGACAATCAATATCTCTTCGCTGGGAACTGGCACTTCCACCCTTAGCATCTTAGTGGAACCCGGCAAAAATGAGTTCGGCGGTTACCTCTATGGCGCATATGTGGGAGCAGACAAAAAGATTAACCAAATTGCGGATTCCGCATATGATGCAAACAGCAGACGTATGATTTTGTCCACCGATCACTTCTCGGTGTACGGTGTGGGCTACACGGCACCATCCGCAAAATTCACCGACACGGCGAAGCATTGGGCGGCGGACAGTATTGACTATGTAGTCGGCCGTGGGCTTCTCTCCGGCACAACGGAAACCACCTTTGCCCCCGACACCGCCATGTCACGGGGAATGCTGGTAACGGCCCTCGGCAGGCTGGCGGGTGTGGACACCAAGGCATACACCACAAACAGCTTCACCGATGTAAAAACAGACAGCACCTTCCGTCCATATATCGAATGGGCGTACAAAAAGGGCGTCGTGCAGGGCATCGGCAACAGCCAGTTTGCACCCGACCGTGCCGTCACTCGTGAGGAGATCGCGGTGATTTTCGCAAACTACGCAAAGGCCACTGGCTATACATTGCCTGTGACCCGCACCGCCGCGACATTCGCGGACGCCTCCAGCATAGGTAGCGCCTACAAAACAGCAGTTATGTCCATGCAGCAGGCAGGGATTATGATGGGCGAAGCAAACAACAAGTTTAACCCCAAGGCCAACGCCACCCGTGCTGAGGTCAGCTCCATGCTCCACCGTTACATCAAGCAGACCATTGACCCTGCCACCGCACAGGGCTGGGCGAAAAACGATGCCGGACAGTACCTGTACTATAAGACTGGCAAGGCCGTTACCGGTACACAAACCATTGATGGCGTGAAGTATTTCTTTGAAACTACCGGTGTTCTGAAAACCGGCTGGGTTAAGGATGGAAACGATTGGCGTTTCTATTCTGGCAATATCATGCTGGTAGGCTTTTGGAACCTTGGCGCAAACGGAGAAAGCGAGACATACTATTTCACCGCAGACGGTAGCATGGTATTTGGTAAGTGGCTCCAGATTGACAGAAAGTGGTATTATTTCTATGACGACGGCAAGCTTGCCAAGAGTACGAAAATCGACGGATATGAGGTCGATGAAAACGGCGTGAGAAAAACGAAATAA
- a CDS encoding putative Transcriptional regulator, MerR family (Evidence 3 : Function proposed based on presence of conserved amino acid motif, structural feature or limited homology) produces MGNFLEEFMKKCEGLFQIGEVAALCGITRKMILNYEDLGLLTPTTADVSSGYRYYDIQAISRVQTILDLRQVGMSLSEIRQYLNGGLSAESRIAALEEQRRQLDFMLAEMKARAVKSGEYAIEEILLPETVCLCTDYVAADIADGLSAYIAAYEECITRKIPFAAASYHFCEFPGDVCSEAFFQTENIPMRICISVDKKKAPSDAVVYPACRALSLVYRGTYENSISAYERLQKYIREHEIQGYGYPREMYVQGDFDADSEENLVRIAVPVMSEKSGDFL; encoded by the coding sequence TTGGGAAATTTCTTGGAGGAATTTATGAAAAAATGCGAAGGCTTGTTTCAAATCGGGGAGGTGGCGGCGCTGTGCGGCATTACCCGCAAAATGATACTCAATTATGAGGATTTAGGGCTGCTTACCCCCACGACGGCGGACGTTTCCTCCGGCTACCGTTACTATGATATCCAAGCGATTTCACGGGTGCAGACCATATTGGATTTGCGTCAGGTAGGGATGTCTCTTTCCGAAATCAGGCAATATCTGAACGGCGGGCTTTCTGCGGAGAGCCGGATAGCCGCTCTTGAGGAGCAGCGGCGGCAGCTTGATTTCATGCTTGCGGAGATGAAAGCCCGTGCTGTAAAATCCGGCGAGTATGCCATTGAGGAAATCCTTCTGCCGGAAACGGTCTGCCTTTGCACAGACTATGTTGCCGCTGATATTGCGGACGGGCTGAGCGCCTATATTGCCGCTTATGAGGAATGTATAACCCGAAAGATTCCCTTTGCCGCCGCTTCCTATCATTTCTGCGAATTTCCGGGGGACGTTTGCTCGGAAGCTTTCTTTCAGACAGAGAATATTCCCATGCGCATCTGCATCTCCGTGGATAAGAAAAAAGCGCCCTCCGATGCGGTGGTTTATCCCGCATGCAGGGCGCTTTCACTGGTTTACCGAGGGACTTATGAAAACAGCATTTCTGCTTATGAACGGCTGCAAAAATACATTCGGGAGCATGAAATACAAGGGTATGGCTATCCCCGTGAGATGTATGTGCAGGGAGATTTTGACGCGGATTCGGAAGAAAATCTGGTGCGGATCGCAGTGCCGGTTATGTCGGAGAAAAGCGGTGATTTTCTGTAA
- a CDS encoding hypothetical protein (Evidence 5 : No homology to any previously reported sequences), whose protein sequence is MKISFYQHCVSTGREWLLEQWDTVKNGENTPHNVGKTSSRLIWWKCEVCGYSWQTMAVSRSKGTGCPECNRRRLMEKQQSRAKARERPRRQAAKPVPEQVHDN, encoded by the coding sequence ATGAAAATCAGCTTTTACCAGCATTGTGTTTCCACCGGGCGGGAATGGCTGCTGGAGCAGTGGGATACCGTGAAAAACGGCGAAAATACGCCCCACAATGTAGGCAAAACCAGCAGCAGGCTCATCTGGTGGAAATGCGAGGTCTGTGGATATTCGTGGCAGACCATGGCGGTTTCCCGCTCCAAGGGAACCGGCTGTCCGGAATGCAACCGGCGGCGGCTTATGGAAAAGCAGCAGAGCCGCGCCAAGGCAAGGGAACGCCCACGCAGGCAGGCGGCAAAGCCTGTTCCCGAGCAGGTGCATGACAATTAA